GCACAATAGAGAACAAGGACCAGATAGCTCGTTGGCATGGCCGCTCCCTCAGAAGCGGTCGGGATGCATCAGCGCCACGACCAGATAGCCCAAAAGCCCCGCAGCAACGGCGAGGCCGAGGATCAGATCGAACATCTGGCCCTCCGTTACAGGCGCGTCAGCGCGCGGGTCCCGGTCATGAAAGCCAGAAACCCGCCCGCACCGAGCGCGAGATAGATGATGTCGAACATGCGTCACCTTCGTGTTGCGTCGGGTGGACGATCACCGAAGGTGGCGTAAGGAAGCTATGCGTGATCCCGGACGGTCGCGTAAGGAACGCGTAAAGAAATGGGTGCGGCGAGCTGCTATCGAACGACGCACCGACCGCTTTGCGTCAGTCAGACAATCTTCTGCTGCGTCGCCACATGCTTTATCAGCCTACAGCGGCAATGAGGCTGCCCTGCAGCGAATGACCGCAAAGTCCCGCAAACTGGACGGATCACGCAGGCGATCGAGGGGGTGCTATGCGGCACGAAGACGCTCGGGCGTGGGAACGAAACATTGGCCGATGCCTTGAGCCTTTGAACCACGAGGTCATGGCCGATGAACAACACCGCCCCCTACGCACTTGTCGCGGATGACGATGCTCTGATCAGGATGGATGCCTGCGACATCCTCTCGGATGCCGGCTTTAGATGCTATGAGGCCGCCACGGCGGAGAAGGCACTGGAGATCCTCAAGGAGTTTGGCCCCAATATCAGGCTGCTTTTCAGCGATGTGCAGATGCCCCCCGGAACGCTGACAGGGTTCGATCTGGCATGGCAATGCGCGCGCAAATGGCCAGATATCGGTATCCTGATCGCGTCGGGTGGGATGACGCCCGGGCCCGGCGACATGCCACCGAGCGGGACGTTCATCACCAAGCCATTCAGCGCCGCAGTCGTCCATGACCATCTCAGGAAGATCCTTCCGGATGGTGAGCAGCCGGAGCAACTGGAGAAAGCGGTGTATTCCACGTGATCCTGCCGTCGGGCCGACCCGCATAGCGCTCACGCCCCTGAGGAAGATGGTCATCATCGGCGGCTGGAACTCTCCTTTTCTGAGTCGTATCCAGCGCAGCGCGACCCACTGGTTTCAGACCGGCAACGGAGCTTCCAGCCTGTATCTGACACCAGCCGGATCGAACGAGAGCGTTGCGGTGCCATCAAGATCAGCCGGTGTCGATGTCTCGATGATGGACGTCCCGAAGCCTTGACGCTTGGGCGCGGTGACAGGTGGACCGCCCTCCTCGACCCAATCGAACTGAAACCGGTTCGGATCATCGTCGCAAAGACGCCACTGAATCGTGACCCTGCCACCATCGGCACTGAGCGCACCATATTTCAGCGAATTCGTCGCGAGTTCGTAGAGCGCCAGAATGAAGGCGGAAACGCCCTTTTCGTGCAAGGTGATCTCTGGCCCATCGACACGAATGTCAAAGGTCTTGAAAGGCTTCAGGGCCTCCTCGACCGTTTCCCGCAGCTCGGCACGCGTCAGGCTCTCCCGTGTCAGAAGGTCCTGTGCCGTGGACATCGCCTGAATGCGACCCATGGCCTTGTCCCGCGCATCGTCCAGATCCCGTGCGCCCCGCAGCGAATGCCTGAAGACCGCCTGCGCCGTCGCCAGCGAGTTCTTGACGCGATGGGCCAGTTCCCGGGACAGGAGGCGCCGATGCTCCTCGGCCCGCTTGCGTTCGGTGATGTTCTGCGAGACGCCCACCATGGTGATCTGCGGATCGTCCGGGGCCGTGATGACATGACCCTTGATCTCGATCCAGCGGATCTCTCCGCCCGGCGTCATGATGCGATAGTCGACCTGGACCTCGCACCGATCGCGAATGCCCGCCTCCATGGCCTCCTGCCACCGCGGCATGTCATCGGGGAGGATGGCATCACGAAGCTCATCGAGACCGAACTTCTCCTGCGGATCACGGCCGAAATTCTCGAGGCACTGCCTGGAGAAGATCGCCCGGCTGTTCGTCACGTCGAATGTCCAGATCCCCATCCCCGCCGCGCCCAGCACGAAGCGCAGGCGTGCCTCGGACATGGCGATATCCTGCATCCGTTTGGCGATCTCCGCCTCGAGTTCGCCATGCTCGAAGGCCAGTTCAGCCAAGCGGTTCCGCTCGGGCGAGACGTCGAACTGGGATGCGAAGAAATGCGTCAGCCGCCCTTCGGTGTCGAAGACCGGCGAGACAAGGAGACGGTTCCAGAAGGACGTGCCGTCCTTGCGGTAGTTCAGCAGGTCGATCTCGATGGGCTCTCTGCGTTCGATCGCCTGACGGACTTTTGCCACGTCCTCTTGATTGGTGCCGGGGCCCTGCAGGAACCGGCAGTTCGTGCCCAGGATCTCCTCCCGGCTATAGCCGGTCAGGTTCGTGAAGGCTTGATTGACATAGGTGATCGGGTTGTCGGGCTGGCCGGGGTCCGTGACCAGCATCGGCATGCGGGTCGCCGCGAATGCGGCTGCGAAAGGATTGTCCGCCGGGGGCAAGGGATAATGCGAAGACCCTTCATGCGGTAAGTCATATGACAATGGATCAGCCTCGATGAATGCGTCTGCGCTTATTTAGCTGTCGCGCGATGGAATTTGCACCCGTCTTTTGGAACATTCTGGCACTGTAGCCTTCCGACCTTTGTCTGTAGGACCTCGCACCTGAGGATGATAAGCGCTCACACCGAGCCAAAGACGCAGATTTCTTGATATGAAAGGCAGGCCTGGTTGCTAAGGAGCAGTCCACGCTGATGGACAATGCACGTTCAGGGCCCGTGACAACCCGCGCGCTGCGGGCAGCGGAATGAGCCCGTGACCGGCGGCATTTCCGGGCCAGCGTCCGGGCAAAAATCGGACGATGAGCCACCAGCCCTCGCGGTCTCGTAACTGCGGTTGATCTTGCTGTGACGGAGGATGTCCCACCTTGCTTGCGAAGAAGGTTTGATATACATTGTGGGAAGGATATACATTCCCGCGGAGGTTCAGATGCAGGTCGCAAAATGGGGCAACTCACTGGCTGTTCGGCTCCCTGCGGAACTGGTGCGGGACATGGGCCTCAAAGAGGGAGATCAGATCGATCTGCTGCCGGATGACGGCCCTCTGAGGATCCGGCGCCTGCCCCGTGCCGACGAGGTGCTGGACGGGTTGCGTCGCTTTCGCGGCAGACTGCCCGCCTCCGAACGGCTGAGCCGCGACGCCGCGCATGAGCGTTGAGTTCGTCGACACGAACGTCATTCTCTATCTGCTGGATGACGGCCCCAAGGCCGACCGCGCCGAAGCCATTCTGGCTCAGGGCCCCCGTATCAGTGTGCAGGTGCTGAATGAGGCGATGGTCAATTGTCGTCGCAAGGCGGGCATGGACTGGAACGACACGGCCAGTTTTTTGGCAGGGGTGCGGGCGCTGTGCCCTGTCGAGGATCTCACTCTGCGCACCCATGACGTCGGTCGCGCGCTTGCCGAGCGCTATGGGTTTTCGGTCTATGACGCGATGATCGTCGCGGCAGCCTTGATTGCCGGGTGCGAGACCTTGTGGACGGAGGACATGCATGCAGGCCTCCTGGTCGAAGGCCAGCTGCGGTTGGTCAATCCCTTCGCCTGACCGGCAGCATCCGAAACGGTCATTCGTCCTTCCTTCGCATCCTGACCGATATGCCGTTTCATATGGCTGCGGAGTGTGCGCCTGCGGAGCGCCTCTCGCATAGAGGCGATCCATGCGGGTGCCCAGATCACCATGACCGGTCGCGTCGCGTATCCCGCGCTGACGCTCGGCCTGCAGGTCGCGCATTTCGGGTGAGATAGGAAGGAGCTGGACCGGTCCGCGTCACCGATGGGCGCGGCCGCTCCGCGGGCGACGAGGGCAATCGCCTGAATGCCAGCCTGATCACTCTCGATATTGCGGACCGGACACCGTTGACCCGCGAGGTGGCAGGGGCCCGGGTCCAAGGCCCACTTCGCCCATCGCGGCGCCAGCGGCGTGCGGCGTGGCCCGGCCCCGCAGCGTCCTGCCATGATCTCTGTTATCGAGGACGTGTTGGAGGGCGGGATGAACTCCGCCCTTTGCGGCGATGCTCACGGGAGGACACGGTCCTCCCCTTGCTCGGCATGGAGATCGGCACTGCCTGGGGCCGGCTTCGGAGGCTTAAGGTCGCAGCTGCTCGACGACCGTGAGGGGCCAGTTTCTCCGCAACCGATAGGGAATGGCCAGGCATGCGATATAGCCGAGTTAAGGTCGTCAAAATATCCTGGCCATCATGGGATGGATGCGGTCCTTGAGAATTACGCGGCAGAACCCATGTAAGGACCTTTTGCCGCGCCTATGCTCATTGATCACGGTAGAGATCCGCTGGCTTGAATGGACGGATCACGTTCACTTCGACCATGCAGACGGGCGAGGTTTGTATGGCAGCACTGATGCCCGGGGCGTAGGCCGGAGGCAGGGATCCGCAGATGGGGCAATTCCTTTTTGCTTTCTGAAAATAGTTAAAAATGCATTGCGAAAGTGTTCCTGTTTCTCGGCGTTTCTCCGCCCCGTTGGTCAGATTTTCGGGATTTGGAACATCTTTACCGGAAAAATATATTTAACACGATTTTAATAAAATATTAAATATAGTTTTCTAAATTCATAAAAAGCCCTTATTTAATTGGGTTTTTTTAAATTTAAAATCTAATTTTATAAAAAGTCAATATTTCGGAAGTCCGGTTTGTTTTTTATTTCGAAACGCCCCTTTTCGCCCTCCTCTCCCTGGACTGGTCCCGATCATGTCCTGACGGGACCGGCCTTGGCGACGCCGGTCATCCGTCGCAGCGGTAGACATCCTGATAGCTCTGCCGCGTGCCGGTGAGATCGAAGCAGAGACCGCGGGCGCGGATGTCCTCGCGGATGCGGCTCATCTCGACGCAAGCGATCGAGCGTTCGGTGATCGAGATGCCATCCGCCATGCAGCGCTCCATGCTGGCGTGATGGCGGTCCACGAGGCGGCGGTCGGCGCCGCCGAGGGCACCGCCTTGTGTCGTCAGAACGATGACGGCGATCAGTGCGATGATGAGGGCCAAGGCGGTGGCGGCGATGACGCGGTGACGGCGGGAGAGAGGCATGATGGGGTCCTTCAGGAAAGGGGTGGGGCGGAGGGAGGCGGCCCGGATGCGGCCGCCTCGGGCAGGGTGATAGCGGCGGCGCATCAGCGCGCCGTCAGGGCATTGTGGTCGGCGAAGACCTCGGTGCCGGTGGCGCCGTAGCCGAGCGCGGCGGCCGCGGCGAAGGGGTCGCCGCCGATCGCCGCCTCCGGATGGCAGGCATGCAGATACATGGCGGTTACCAGAGTGGTGGCGCCGACGGGGGTCACGAGATCCAGACCCTGGTAGCTGCCGTCGCCCGAGCGGAAGGCGGGCCGTGCCTCGGAGCAGAAAAACTGGACCGGGGCCGGCGCCTCCCAGTCCAGGGTGGCGGGATCGGCCTCGGGCGCGGCGGAGACGGCAGTGCGCAGCGCGACCATCACCAGTTCGCCCGGCACGGCGGCGCTGCCTTCGCCCACTACCTGGCGCGAGACCTGATCGACATGGATGCATTCGCCCATCTGGCAGCGGCCGAGATAGGGCGCCGCTGTCACCGCGCCGGGCAGGAGGAGCGCCGGCAGCAGGAAGGCAGGGAGGGGGATCGCGGAACGGTGGGTGTTGGTGGTCGAGGTGGTGGTCATGGTCGTCTCCGTGGTGCTGGGGTGGGTGAGGGTGGTGGTCAGTCTTGGCAGCGGGTGTGGTCGGAAAGGCAGTGGCGCAGGGTCTCGGGGGCATCGGGATCGAGGTCCCGCGCCAGGCGGCCGGGGCTGAGGGCGAGGTCCCGCAGCTGCCAGAGCCCCGTCGCGTCCGGGCCGTGGAGCGTGCCGGTCAGGCTCAGCGGCGCCTCCAGCGGCCCGAGCTGCAGGCTCAGCTCGGTCCGGCTCGGCGAGAAGAGCCCGCCGCGCCGTCTCGCCTCGGCCTCGAAGCCGTGGGTGCAGAGCATCTCGGTGGCATCGAACCTCTCGCCGCCACCGACATCGAAGGCCCCGGTCCGCAGTTCGGCCGGAGCGATCTCGAAGATCCGCTCGCAGCGTAGATGGGTGTGACGGGCCTCGAAGCTGCGCCAGAGGTCCCGGCAATGGGAGAGGAGAGGCCGCAGCCAGGGCTGATCTGCGTCGAAGGCGGCGCAGTCCGGCAGATCGGACGGCCCGTGCCGCGCGAGATCGAGTGCGTCCATTGCGGCGTCGAGGCGCCTGCGCTCAGCCTCCAGCACCTCGTCCCGCTTGGCCGCGCCGGCGCGGCGGGCCTCCTCGAAGGCCGTGGCGATCTCGGGTGCCGCCGCGCGGTAGGCAGCGCTGGCCGAGATCCGGGCGAAAGCGTCGTCGGCAGGCGCGTAGCCATTCGCGGCGATCGCCGCGTCGAGCGTGGCGGGTGCGGCCTCGATCTCGGCCAGGGCGCGGCTTGCGCGTTCCCCGGCGATCTGGGCGAGCCGGGCCCCGGCGCGGGCCTCGCAGGCGGCACCGGCCGCCTCGGCTGCCGCATCGCGCTCGAAGCCGAACGCCTCGCTCATCCGGACCATGCAGTGCATGCTGACAAGATAGGGCTCGGTGATCCGCTCGAACCCCTGCGCCAGTTCGGCCCCGCGGGCCTCCGCCGCGGCATCGGCCCCTGCCGTGGTCGCCGGACCGGCAGGCATGGCTTGCGCCGGGGTCGCGAGAGCGGCGGCGGTCAGGGCTGCGGCCATGATGGGGGCCATCACGGTGGCGGGGCGGTTCGGGAAGAGGCAGGTCATCAGGGTCATCCTCGGGTGGTGGCAAGATTGGGCAGCAGGGATCGGGCAGCCGGCATCCGGCCACCGGGCAGCTGAGCGCGGCAGGACGGACGGCAAGGCAGGCAGATGAGGCTGTCGCGGCGCGTCAGCGCTCAGCCGGCGGCGGGCGGGCGGAGCCGTGGCGTGCCCGGCGGCAGGCGCGGCACGGGGGCATCAACAGGCGGGGTCTCGGGCATCGGGGTCTCTCGGCTGCGAGGGATGGGGCCGGGGCTTGGGGCGGCGGTGAGGACTTGGCGCATCTTATTCACAGGATGCTTCTATTTCCATAGTATACTTCGTGGCGCGAATCGGGTTCTTTCAGGTCTAGGATCGGGATGACCGATCGTGCCGATGCCCTCCTTTCCGCCTTCGCCACCGTCCTGCGCCGGCACCGCCTCGCCGCCGGGATGACCCAGGAGGAGCTGGCCCATAAGGCCGGCGTCAGCCCGCGCTACGTCTCGCTGCTCGAGACCCGCAAATACCATCCCACCCTCGCCACAGTTGACGGCATCGCGCTGGCGCTCGGGATACCGCTGGCGGCCTTCGTCGCCGAGATCGAGGCGGAGCGCGCCGCTGCCGGCCCCCGCGGGAGCTGAGCGCGGCGCCAGCGCCGCCACGGTTGACACCGTCGCCACCCGCACCAATTCTGTCGCCGCCTGTCGCCGCCTGTCGCCGCCTGTCGCCGCCTGTCGCCGCCTGTCGCCGCCTGTCGCCGCCTGTCGCGGTCATCACCATCGCCCGCGCGGCCCAGTCCCCGGCCGCAGCTCCGACCTCGCGGCCTCGATCCGGGCGATGAGCAGCTCGAGCCGGTCCTGGGCCATCATGGCGCCGCGGGCGAGGCCGGCGCCCTTGGGGCCGGGGACGGCCTCGGCGGCCCAGAAGAGGAGCGCCAAGAGGTCGCGCAGCACCGCCGCCTCGTCCAAGGCCTCGGTCAACGCCTGATGGGAAGGACCTGCCGGCTCACGCACCGTCATGGCGCGCCTCCGTGGCGGCAGGGTCGGTGGGGCCGCCAGCAGCGGGGGTGGTGACGGCTGCGACGCCCGCGCCCGCCTCCGCGCCCCACCGAGCGGCGGCCGGCGCGGTGCGCGGTGCGGCGAAGGGATCGCCCTCGATGACCCGCTCGGCGAGGAGGCGTGCGGTCAGCGCCTCCAGTCGCGGGCGCTCGGCGATGAGCGTGGCGCGGGCGTGGCGCAGCGCGCGCTGCAGA
The Paracoccus aestuarii genome window above contains:
- a CDS encoding PIN domain-containing protein gives rise to the protein MSVEFVDTNVILYLLDDGPKADRAEAILAQGPRISVQVLNEAMVNCRRKAGMDWNDTASFLAGVRALCPVEDLTLRTHDVGRALAERYGFSVYDAMIVAAALIAGCETLWTEDMHAGLLVEGQLRLVNPFA
- a CDS encoding AbrB/MazE/SpoVT family DNA-binding domain-containing protein; amino-acid sequence: MQVAKWGNSLAVRLPAELVRDMGLKEGDQIDLLPDDGPLRIRRLPRADEVLDGLRRFRGRLPASERLSRDAAHER
- a CDS encoding PAS domain-containing protein, which gives rise to MLVTDPGQPDNPITYVNQAFTNLTGYSREEILGTNCRFLQGPGTNQEDVAKVRQAIERREPIEIDLLNYRKDGTSFWNRLLVSPVFDTEGRLTHFFASQFDVSPERNRLAELAFEHGELEAEIAKRMQDIAMSEARLRFVLGAAGMGIWTFDVTNSRAIFSRQCLENFGRDPQEKFGLDELRDAILPDDMPRWQEAMEAGIRDRCEVQVDYRIMTPGGEIRWIEIKGHVITAPDDPQITMVGVSQNITERKRAEEHRRLLSRELAHRVKNSLATAQAVFRHSLRGARDLDDARDKAMGRIQAMSTAQDLLTRESLTRAELRETVEEALKPFKTFDIRVDGPEITLHEKGVSAFILALYELATNSLKYGALSADGGRVTIQWRLCDDDPNRFQFDWVEEGGPPVTAPKRQGFGTSIIETSTPADLDGTATLSFDPAGVRYRLEAPLPV
- a CDS encoding response regulator codes for the protein MNNTAPYALVADDDALIRMDACDILSDAGFRCYEAATAEKALEILKEFGPNIRLLFSDVQMPPGTLTGFDLAWQCARKWPDIGILIASGGMTPGPGDMPPSGTFITKPFSAAVVHDHLRKILPDGEQPEQLEKAVYST
- the kdpF gene encoding K(+)-transporting ATPase subunit F, with product MFDLILGLAVAAGLLGYLVVALMHPDRF
- a CDS encoding helix-turn-helix transcriptional regulator — translated: MTDRADALLSAFATVLRRHRLAAGMTQEELAHKAGVSPRYVSLLETRKYHPTLATVDGIALALGIPLAAFVAEIEAERAAAGPRGS